One Deltaproteobacteria bacterium genomic window, CCTTACCAGCTGTTACTGACGTTTGCCTTTGTGCTTCTCTTTGATGATCTGGTTAAGGTGATTTGGGGGGGCGGATCCATCGGCTCGCCCACGGTTCCGGGGCTTTCCGGATCCATCCCCATCCTGGGCCGTAACTTCCCCGTATACAACCTTTTTATCATCGGCGTGGGTCCTCTGGTGGCCGTGGGCATGTGGGCGCTTCTGGAGAAAACCTGGTGGGGCCGCACTATCCGCGCCGCCTCTTCAGACCGGGAGATGGCCTCGGCCATAGGGGTGCGGGTCCCGGCGCTCTTTACAGCTGTATTCGTCTTCGGAACCTGGCTGGGGGCCATGGGCGGCGGGCTTGCGGTGCCGTATGTAGGCCTGTTAACCCCGGGAATGGGGGAGGCCATTATCATCGATGCCTTTGTGGTGGCTGTCATAGGGGGTCTCGGCAGCCTCAAGGGCGCCTTTTTAGGCGCCCTGATCATCGGGCTTTTGTCCTCCTTCGGCACCCGATTTATCCCTACCTTCGACATGTTTCTGACATTCATCCTGATGGCCGCGGTGCTGCTCTGGAGACCGCAGGGCCTGTTTGGGGAGGCCGCGTAAATGAAGCGCTTCTGGCCCTATATATGTGTCGCCTTGATTCTGGCGGGTCTGATGGCCATCGGTCTTTTTGCAGGGAGATTTGTGGTCT contains:
- a CDS encoding branched-chain amino acid ABC transporter permease, which gives rise to MLESIVHVCLAGLSTGMFIWLVASGLTLIFGVLGVLNFAHGSFYMLGAYFCYTLLGFLGHNFWLGLLFGPLCVCVVGFVVERYFLRYVYHLALPYQLLLTFAFVLLFDDLVKVIWGGGSIGSPTVPGLSGSIPILGRNFPVYNLFIIGVGPLVAVGMWALLEKTWWGRTIRAASSDREMASAIGVRVPALFTAVFVFGTWLGAMGGGLAVPYVGLLTPGMGEAIIIDAFVVAVIGGLGSLKGAFLGALIIGLLSSFGTRFIPTFDMFLTFILMAAVLLWRPQGLFGEAA